Genomic DNA from Cucurbita pepo subsp. pepo cultivar mu-cu-16 chromosome LG13, ASM280686v2, whole genome shotgun sequence:
ttttttttttcccccgtATTGGGGATTTCCGTATATGCACATTCAGGCAATCCAATTGAAATAGAGAATTAGGGTGGCTAGTTAGGATTTTGAATTGCGAGTCTCAGAGATTGTCTAGTCTTCCGGTATTAGTTTCTGACATGTAAGTTAGGCCTCGAGGTTTGGttgtttgaataaattttgatatacGATGTTTGTGACTGATTATGTTTCTGTAATTTGGTGAAAGTGGAATGGCTGTAAGCCattcttattttgtgtttctaTCAAGAAACGAACTCCTAATTGTTATTTAAGAAACGAGAAATACCATAAAACTTATACTCCCTTCAGGTGCACAGAAAGATAATTCACCTTTCGTAAAATCTACAGTATACAATACGAGAATACAAAGTGAACCTCTCTGTGAGAGTTTACAAAAAAGACACCGGCGATATAAATCAATTTCAACAGGACAGGAGTTATGAAATGTGCTGACAAGGAAAACGCAAACCAATGggagaattgaaatttagtaTCATCCATTCTTTCTGCCCACCAtgtagatttctttttttaagtggCATTAATCCATAAAAGCTTAGTGTTGCTTTAGAGCTCCACACTACAAAGTAATTGTAACATCCTGTCCTTGGAGCATTTATCGAACACTCATGAGCAACCAAACGTTATAAAGAGAAGTTCCTTTCATCTTCTATAGGAAGCATGAAATAAAGGCACGAGCTGATTAGTTTATCCCTCATCTACCTTCGTACAAAGGACACAACAAGTTGTTCTTATGGGTTAGGTTGCCAACTTATGTTTGATATGTTAATGCTATCCCGTCACTGCATGGGACGAGAAAGACTCCATGATAATGTGATTTGCAAAAAAGCATTCCCGTTTTTTGGACTTCACAATCTCCAGCGAACATTCAGCAAAGTCTTCTTCCAAGTTTTGAAGATTGAACGTTTTTGTGTTCAGTTGCTTTGAAATACCACTACTAGTTATAATAATAGTGGATTGGAGTTTACCTGCACAAGTATCATTCCTTAAAAGGAGTCCTCCAATCAGTACCAACACCAATGACCTCAAGTTTTTGTATATGAAcaacttttttaaatgttCCATTAAGAATTTCTTGCAGCGCCACATTGCCTTTTATTTGCAGTATTACCATTCTCACCCTTCCCATAAGTGCTAGTCACCTCCTTATGCCACAATTCATGAGGTTCTTGCGGGAATTTTCTTGcatcatttcaattttcctCCTCAAGTTGCCAATTCCTGGTCTTCACACCCTTAGGGCTTGGAATGTTAATTTCCTTCCNaaaaaaaaaaaaaaaaaaaaaaaaaaaaaaaaagaaagaatctcTCATCTTCCTCTCAATTTGAGGAACTATCCTTTCCAATCCAACGAAGTCAACCCCGGATTACCAAAGAACTGATTAACCAATGCCCAAAAGGAGACTTTAAACCTTGCCTCCTCCCAAGCTTCCTCACCTGAGACCAAATCGTACTTTCAAATTGGTAACAATTTAGTCACAAAGAATCTCATCAAAATGAAGTTTCAGTTTTTACTATGTAATGATTGCTTTGTAGCTTATGAACATATTAAAGTCCTCATCAATTTATAGTGTacatacataaaaaaaacccAGTTAAATCTTGATAACATTTTTCATGATAGAGACTTTAATCGGTAGAAGAAGGGGTTTTAACTCGTGATTCCGACGTGTacagaaatttaaatttagtttatcgtgtattataagttttatgaTATTAcgaacatttaaatatatatatatatatattataatactTGAAGACAATAAAACTTATGAAAGGAAACCAAACCCCATAGTCTATTAGAAATTGAAGTATGAAAGTTTTATCGAAAACGAAAACCAAGAAAATTCATTCTTGCCACAGCACAATCGCTCTCCCCAATTCCAACCCCATAAtctatttgaaattgaagtatGAAAGTTTCAGTTTTTTATGGAGCCTGTTCTGGTAGGTAGTTGACAGCTTTTgacttgttttttcttttgtacaCGCTcatatattctttcatttttctccatGGAACTGTTTTTTCTTCCCAGAAAAAGGTTTTCAGTCAACTTTGTGTTAGTTTTCACTTGCCACTTACCaacttgattttttaataGCACAAAGTAATGGAAAATGGTGGCAGCTAGTTGTTGCCCCTATGGCCTTGAATAGATTTGGAACTATATAGTAAATACCATATACCTGTGAATTTGTTGTTTCCCCTAAAACTTTTGGGGCcatactttttgtttttaacaaTCTTTATGTATGGGGCTATCCAAATCAATAATGCAGATTTTATTGTTGATAATGGAGCTGATATACccgatgaagatgaaaatagaAGGATGCATCGCCGCCCATTGCTACCACGGGAGGATGAACAGGAGGATGTTGAAGCACTTGAAAGAAGGATTCAAGCGAGATATGCAAGGTCAAATCATATGGAATATGACGAGGAGACCACAGAAGTGGAGCAGCAAGCTCTTTTACCTTCTGTAAGGGATCCAAAATTGTGGATGGTTAGATGCGCGGTATGATTATACTCACTTCaagttttcatatttatttttagtttcttctgtaagatttttttttcttccgtCTGGAGTAATCTTAGAGAATGGTTGTACATGATTAGTGATATGaaactttttgtttgttagaTTGGCCGAGAACGGGAGGCTGCTGTTTGTCTAATGCAAAAATGCATTGATAGAGGGCCTGAAATGCAAATAAGATCTGCAGTTGCTCTTGACCATTTGaagaactatatatatattgaagcCGACAAAGAGGCCCATGTTAGAGAGGTATATTATGCTTTCTTAGTGAATAAACTGAATTCAATTATGTCGGCAGTCGATCaactctttaaatttttttggttattcATGCATCCTTTTTGTAGACTTACAGTGATTGATTGAATTCAATCCTCTATCTAGTAAATTaactctttaaattttcttttgctatTGTTTTAGGCTTGTAAAGGTCTACGCAACATGTACGCACAAAAGATAACACTCGTTCCAATTAAAGAAATGACTGATGTCCTCTCTGTTGAAAGCAAAGCAATTGATCTTGCTAGAGATACATGGGTTAGGCTGAAGATTGGGACATATAAGGGGGATCTTGCCAAGGTAATTGTGGTACTTTCAATAAGTTAAGATATTTCATTCACTCTGAACTCTGTTTGGCGCAttaagcactcttttcttCAGGTGGTGGATGTTGATAATGTGCGGCAGAGGGTTACTGTGAAACTGATTCCACGGATAGACCTACAGGCTCTTGCAATTAAATTGGTAATGTTTTGAAGGGAACTTTTTAATTGTCTTTGGTATTGAACTCATGATCATCAAATGTTTTTAGACTCATATTGAATTCTTTTAGGCTttatttttctcgttttcaTCAGTTTGCAATCACTAATATGTAAACTTGGAAATAAGTTTTGTAGGTAGCATTTTCTTCATGTCTTCACGTCTTTTAGTATATATGTAAATATGCgtttatatatttatgcatgcatgtataTAATTAGTTCCTTCTTCTGGGATCATTGACATCTGAGAATGAATGTTGTTTTTGATACTGAGCACTTCTCTTTCAGGAAGGGAGAGAAGTTCCTAAAAAGAAGGCATTTGTTCCTCCACCACGCTTTATGAATATTGATGAAGCTAGGTAGTCCACACTGTTTCTCTGATTGAAACCTGGCctccatatattttttgaaattgttgtTTAATGTTCATAGTAACTTACTCTTCGACATATTCAGAGAGTTGCATATCCGTGTGGAGCGCAGACGTGATCCCATTACTGGAGAATACTTTGAGAATATAGGTGGCATGTTTTTCAAGGATGGTTTCTTGTATAAAACAATGTCCATGAAGTCGATAAATGCCCAAAACATAAAGCCGACTTTTGACGAGCTTGAAAAATTTCGAAAGCCTGGAGAAAATGGAGATGGGGATATTGCTAGTTTGTCTACTTTGTTTGCGAACCGAAAGAAAGGGCACTTTATGAAAGGTGATGCTGTGATTGTTGTTAAGGGGGATCTCAAGAATTTGAAAGGATGGGTTGAGAAAGTAGAGGAAGAGAATGTCCACATCAGACCAGAAATGAAGGGCCTTCCCGTAAGAACTACTCAattgcttcttttttgtttgaccAGCTGAACCATTTTGTCATTTATTCAAAGGTTTGAGCATATATCTTGTGTgtcttcctttttgttttgttttattttatttacttatttatggGATAGAAAACACTTGCGGTGAATGAAAGAGAACTTTGCAAGTACTTTGAGCCTGGGAATCATGTAAAAGTTGTATCGGGCACTCAGGAAGGGGCTACTGGTATGGTTGTAAAGGTGGACCAGCATGTGCTTATTATATTATCTGATACAACCAAGGAACATGTGAGTTTGACTTTCTTGGAAGTATTATTAGAATCATAGGTCTTGCATACTGTTGAATGTTATCTTACTGACAGTGTGGTTAAATGTCCCAAATCTCTATCATCTTCAGATTCGGGTATTTGCTGATGATGTTGTTGAGAGCTCCGAGGTAACAACTGGCGTGACTAGAATTGGGGATTATGAACTTCACGATCTTGTGTTATTGGAGTAAGTAGTtgttaatattgtttttttctttcttattttttaaatataagagTTGGATTCATAGATTCTCAATAACTTTTGCAGTAATATGAGCTTTGGCGTAATTATCCGTGTAGAAAGTGAGGCTTTCCAGGTTAGCATGCTTTGAATTATGCAggctattttttttcttttcattttatagcAGTAAGCTCATCAATATGATTCTGCTCTAGGTTCTTAAGGGTATTCCTGATAGACCTGAGGTTGATATTGTGAAGTTAAGGGAAATAAAAAGTAAGATTGACAAGAAAATCAGTGTTCAAGATCGGTTCAATAACACAATTTCCTCCAAAGACGTAGTGAGGATTCTTGAAGGACCTTGTAAGGTTAGATCTCTGTTTCATGTGTTCTATTTCCTTAGATGTCTacattctttattaaaaaaaatttaaaatggtttttttcttttgttcctaCTACAGGGAAAACAAGGTCCAGTGGAGCACATATACAGAGGAATTCTGTTTGTTTATGATCGCCATCACTTGGAACATGCAGGCTTTATATGTGCTAAATCACAGGCTTGTGTTGTTGTGGGTGGATCCCGAACTAATGGAAATAGAAATGTAAGTTATTGTTTTGAACTAATACGGGATTATGCTAGCACACTTTTTGTTGACAGTTGTATCTTAGAACGTAGTTTTTGCTGCAGGGTAAGTCATATTCTAGGTTTGCTGGCCTTGGGACCCCACCTCGTTTTCCTCAGTCACCTAAGAGATTTCCTAGAGGAGGCCCTCCCAATAATGGTATGTGGTGGATCTGTTTCTTATCTATGTCCCCCTTATGATTGTTTTTTGACTTTTATCTGATAAAAGATTATTCTCTGATGTTTTATTAAGTTGTTTAGTTGTTGTTCAGGTGGGGGAAGACATAGAGGTGGGAGAGGGCATCATGATGGGTTGGTTGGATCAACAGTAAAAGTTCGGCTGGGTCCTTATAAGGGTTACCGTGGACGTGTTGTTGAAATAAAAGGCCAAATGGTTCGAGTAGAGCTTGAGTCTCAAATGAAAGTTGTCACAGGCatgttttaaaagattttggTAGATACTAGAGTATATGTGTGATATATGTGGCATTACTTGtatacaatttttttgaaggatATCTgggaaattttaaaagtctGAAATGGAAGTGAATTGTGTGGCATTAACTCCATAATACTTGTTTTATTTGCAGTTGACCGCAATTTTATCTCAGATAATGTTGCTGTTTCGACCCCCCATCggtaaatataatatatataatccaTAATAACTTTCGtctgtttgtttcttgttaGTTCAAGGTTTTACTGTTTTCTTTGTACCAGTGAATCATCTAGATATGGTATGGGAAGTGAAACTCCcatgcatccttctcgtactCCCCTGCATCCATACATGACCCCAATGAGAGATATTGGAAGTTAGTTCTCTTTCTATATTGCCTTGTTTTTTTCCCAATAATACTTTATGAGGGTTATTCATGTTATACTATCTGTTTTTATAGCAACACCAATTCATGATGGCATGAGGACACCTATGCGAGATCGAGCATGGAATCCCTATGCACCCATGAGTCCGTCAAGGTAAATTTCATGGACTAGTGgacttaaaaattaattaagataacATGGATAGCATTGTAGAATGTATGTGTTGTAGAGGctcaataaattattgttattttaaatctcATCTATAATTTACTCTTCTTATATTGTCTTACAATTAAAACtgagaaaaatttaaattcaaagaTGCATCGAACTGCCCCTGAAAATAGCTTTATGAACAAGCttgaaaatattgatattataGCTtatgatgatttataatttgtactttatttttttgccaCTCTTGCAttggaaattttgaaacaattttttttattgtatatttGCTGGGTCGTTCTTTCTCTATAATTCTTATATTggccattttatttataagaaaacaCTTTTATGACTGATTCTGTTGTATTCTGTGTTTATGTGTGTTTCGATAGTATTCCTAAGGGATGTAGCTCTTTTTAAGGACTGAGGCCTGACTAAATCCCTAAGGCTAGAAGTATGAAGAAGGCAACACCTGATTGATGAAAAACATGactatttgaaaaatgaaaatggaacaTTATGCATATTAATCATTGAAGTGGTGGAATTAAGATGTGTGGAATCTTACTAcagttattttctttctctccttAAGTCTCATCAATGAACTATGGGTTAGGGAAGCTAGAATAAAGAGACGTTGGACAAGATGTGGTTTGTCATCTTTCAGAAGGCAGGCAATCATATTCGATACATTTTCACCATCAGTAGCCTTCTGACAGTGACAAGTTATTTGGTGTGAGTGGTAGTAGTGCAATAGTGAAGTCCTGTACCTGGCCTACCCTGGAGGCAATTGTGATGGTGCTTGTGTTGTATATTGCTGCTCTAGGAACTCATTTGATGTGGTAACCACCTTTGGCTGTGGGATAAATTTGTCTCATATATCAATAACTTTAGAGCTTCTTGATATGTTATGCTGTATCTTCCGTTTTTCATCATGTGCTTTAGTGAGCCATCTTATCCATTGAAGTCctctttttcaagtttttttttttttgctatcATCTTTGATGATTGATGCTgctaattttgatttttctaaacTAGGGATAACTGGGAGGAAGGGAATCCTGCAACTTGGGGAAGTAGCCCACAGTACCAGGTTAGATCTTTAATGACTTGCTAAATGCCACTAATTATTCTGGCTTGTTAACCATTAGAGTCAGTAATATGTGTTCTCTCTCAGACAGGAAGCCCTCCTTCACGGACATACGAAGCTCCAACTCCTGGTTCTGGGTGGGCCAACACTCCTGGTGGCAGTTACAGTGATGCTGGTACCCCCCGGGATGGTGGTTCAGCCTATGGTTGGTGcatttgtatttatttcaaCTTTTCCACACAAGAGACATATCTTATCTTAATATTACTTACTCTTTGTGTTCAGCAAATGCTCCAAGCCCATACTTGCCTTCAACTCCTGGTGGACAGCCGATGACACCTAATCCAGCCTCCTATCTTCCTGGTACTCCTGGTGGGCAGCCAATGACACCAGGCACAGGTGGTCTGGATATGATGTCTCCTGTTATAGGTTTGTATTACTCTTTTCAGCATGCAGCTTGATAGAGTTTtccctatatttattttaaacaagaTGTTCTTCACAAAAAATATTCGTAGAATATCTGCTACAAGTAGAGTTTGCAATAGActctattatttatatttgccATTAATTCgtatttttctttaacatTTAGAGGAAGTAACACCTGAACTTTATTATTACTCGCTATACCGCATGTTGCATATTGATAAAAAGGGTGCCACTATAAGTTAATCCAAGCACAAATTGAGTGGAGCACCCGGATGAGCTTGCATCGAtacaattttctttccttttgataAAATTGTATTAGGGTACATTTGACTACCTCAAGAAATATTCTGAGTTTCATCTAGAGAGACCtggaataaaatttatttcctaGGTACATTGTATCGAACTTGGAAGTTCAACCTTTTGCAATGGGTTTCGTTCCATTTTCCATTGGCATCTCCCAtaaatgtttgtttgttttactCTACTACtgatttcaaaaaataaattaaaatggcAGGTGGTGATTCCGAAGGACCATGGTACATGCCAGACATATTAGTCAATGTCCGGAGGTCAGGAGATGAGCTCGTCATGGGAGTAATCCGTGAGGTGCTTCCGGTACGTGTTTACTAAAGCTTTGCCCActacaaattttatatttatacatatttGTTTCTGAGGAGTAGTAGTGGCTGGACTTCTTATGGAACATGTAGAGCGTTATTaccaaattattgttttctgaACGAAAAAATACAAGGGGAAAGATATCAAGAGAGATATAACTGAAGTGTGTcttgtatatataaatatatataaagataaaaaacaGAAGATAAGGTTAAGAAGGCAGATTTGGAAACTCTACAGGTGAGTAAATTTCACATAGAAAGTTCATAAGTTCATGGTCAACGATACCATTCATTCAATCTTAAGAAGGCAGGTTTCATACCATCCTTATCCTTCATTTATTTGTAATGTAAAAAGTgtaacattcaaatgaaaCACAAGGTTAAGGCATATGCGTAACTGAATTGGGTATAATATTATGAAAAGTAGTGctgatttgggtttttgtGTTTCCTCAGGATGGCGGGTGTAGGGTAGGTCTTGGATCAAGTGGAAATGGCGAAACGGTAACAGCCTCTTCCAGCGAAATAGAAGTGATCGTTCCTAGAAAGTCAGACAAGATCAAGATAATGGGTGGTGCACTGCGTGGTGCCACCGGCAAATTGATCGGCGTAGACGGCACGGATGGAATTGTGAAGGTAGATGACACTCTTGATGTTAAGATTTTGGATTTAGTTATTCTTGCAAAACTAGCTCAACCATAATTTTATTGCTAATAAATGAGAATCCAATCATATTGTATACTACTAGTCTAGTGCATGCCAGTTTTTTCCCTACAATTATAAATGAGTTCCATCTTTATGTTGCTGCTTCTTATTTCATCCCTGCTGGCTTTGTCATGTTTAAATTTGACGCTTGTTACATTTAGGCATTGTTTTTGTCTAGTTGCTGTTTAATGCATGATCGACACGTCAAATATGTATACCATATtaggaagaaatttgaaagtggatgagttataatatttatgttctttcgttgtcttttttaattttgacatgagaagattattttattttattttattttataaaaattgctTTTTGGATAGTCAATTTTAAAGAAACTCTTcaaaaattgatcaaaaatcaatttgattATTGTAGTTGGGTGTAGCAAACAAAGACTAAtgaaaccctttttttttcttttttttttgggggattttatttttttttaaaaaaatgttattataatTCGGTTTCTTGAACGTTTCTCACCAATCTCACCACTTGGCCGCGTGgtacatttttctttaaaattaaatttaaatttagaggAAAAGACGGTTTTGTCCACGCATTATGAGGTGTCTTTAATTCTATTTGCCACTGGTCTGTGTGTGTACCCATGGGATCTCTCCTCTGCCTTTCTGAAAACCACAGCACCCACCGGATTGTACATCCCCGAAATTACCATATTACCCTTCCATTTGCCCCCCCCGAACTTCCCTTATAAATTTGGTCCATCACTGTGCTCCCTATTGCCCAAGATTTCTACTTAGATCGCACTCTCACGCACAGACGGCATCATGCATACCCTAACCTCGAACCTCCTTCCAACTCATTCTCCGATTTCATTTGGCCGGAATCTCGCTCACTTTCGGTTGAAGTCGCCGCTGTACGCTGTTAATTTTCGGCCATCGCTACAGCCGATTTCTGCCATAGCGACGCCGGATCTGATTAAGGGCCAGAAGACGCACTCAATGCCGCCGGAAAAGGTCGAATTGTTTAAGTCGTTGGAAGGTTGGGCGAGTGAGAATGTACTGCCGCTGCTGAAGCCGGTGCAACAGTGCTGGCAGCCGCAGGATTTCTTGCCGGATTCGACGCTGCCGTACGACGAATTTGTCGATCAAGTTAGGGCTCTGCGGGAACGGACGGCGGAACTGCCGGACGAGTACTTCGTGGTTCTGGTTGGGGATATGATTACGGAGGACGCATTGCCCACTTATCAGACCATGATTAACACGCTGGATGGTGTTAAGGACGAGACTGGGGCTAGCAGCAGCTCGTGGGCCAAGTGGACCCGGTCTTGGACCGCCGAGGAGAACCGCCATGGCGACTTGCTCCGAACCTACCTCTATTTATCGGGTCGGGTCGATATGCAGATGGTTGAGCGGACTGTCCAGTATTTGATCAGCTCCGGCATGGTAAgaccaataaattttaatttaataatgttattaaaatacttttaaaatttccaaaattggaagttaaataattttataatttatgtttttaatacaatttaaaagttaaaaggtttttaattaatattactaTAATTGGTGACATGTAAATACGACCCACGTGGACAGGACCCAGGAACGGAGAACAACCCATACTTGGGTTTCGTGTACACGTCATTTCAGGAGCGAGCCACGTTCGTATCCCACGGCAACACCGGCCGTTTGGCCAAAGACAACGGCGATACAGTCCTGGCTCGAATCTGCGGCACCATCGCCTCCGACGAGAAGCGCCACGAGAACGCATATTCCAGAATCGTGAAGAAGCTTCTCGACGTGGACCCCTCTGGTGCCATGCTGGCAATTGAAGACATGATGCGTAAGAAGATCACAATGCCAGCTCACCTCATGTACGACGGGGAAGACCCCAGG
This window encodes:
- the LOC111808758 gene encoding putative transcription elongation factor SPT5 homolog 1 isoform X1 yields the protein MPRRRDDDDDDDIDADEEEYEEEMEQPLDDEDEEEDRSSRKRRRSNFIDDAAEEDEDEEEEEEDDDDEDFGGGGRRRRAKRPSGSQFLDIEAEVDSDDDEEDDDGEDDFIVDNGADIPDEDENRRMHRRPLLPREDEQEDVEALERRIQARYARSNHMEYDEETTEVEQQALLPSVRDPKLWMVRCAIGREREAAVCLMQKCIDRGPEMQIRSAVALDHLKNYIYIEADKEAHVREACKGLRNMYAQKITLVPIKEMTDVLSVESKAIDLARDTWVRLKIGTYKGDLAKVVDVDNVRQRVTVKLIPRIDLQALAIKLEGREVPKKKAFVPPPRFMNIDEARELHIRVERRRDPITGEYFENIGGMFFKDGFLYKTMSMKSINAQNIKPTFDELEKFRKPGENGDGDIASLSTLFANRKKGHFMKGDAVIVVKGDLKNLKGWVEKVEEENVHIRPEMKGLPKTLAVNERELCKYFEPGNHVKVVSGTQEGATGMVVKVDQHVLIILSDTTKEHIRVFADDVVESSEVTTGVTRIGDYELHDLVLLDNMSFGVIIRVESEAFQVLKGIPDRPEVDIVKLREIKSKIDKKISVQDRFNNTISSKDVVRILEGPCKGKQGPVEHIYRGILFVYDRHHLEHAGFICAKSQACVVVGGSRTNGNRNGKSYSRFAGLGTPPRFPQSPKRFPRGGPPNNGGGRHRGGRGHHDGLVGSTVKVRLGPYKGYRGRVVEIKGQMVRVELESQMKVVTVDRNFISDNVAVSTPHRESSRYGMGSETPMHPSRTPLHPYMTPMRDIGTTPIHDGMRTPMRDRAWNPYAPMSPSRDNWEEGNPATWGSSPQYQTGSPPSRTYEAPTPGSGWANTPGGSYSDAGTPRDGGSAYANAPSPYLPSTPGGQPMTPNPASYLPGTPGGQPMTPGTGGLDMMSPVIGGDSEGPWYMPDILVNVRRSGDELVMGVIREVLPDGGCRVGLGSSGNGETVTASSSEIEVIVPRKSDKIKIMGGALRGATGKLIGVDGTDGIVKVDDTLDVKILDLVILAKLAQP
- the LOC111808758 gene encoding putative transcription elongation factor SPT5 homolog 1 isoform X2 gives rise to the protein MPRRRDDDDDDDIDADEEEYEEEMEQPLDDEDEEEDRSSRKRRRSNFIDDAAEEDEDEEEEEEDDDDEDFGGGGRRRRAKRPSGSQFLDIEAEVDSDDDEEDDDGEDDFIVDNGADIPDEDENRRMHRRPLLPREDEQEDVEALERRIQARYARSNHMEYDEETTEVEQQALLPSVRDPKLWMVRCAIGREREAAVCLMQKCIDRGPEMQIRSAVALDHLKNYIYIEADKEAHVREACKGLRNMYAQKITLVPIKEMTDVLSVESKAIDLARDTWVRLKIGTYKGDLAKVVDVDNVRQRVTVKLIPRIDLQALAIKLEGREVPKKKAFVPPPRFMNIDEARELHIRVERRRDPITGEYFENIGGMFFKDGFLYKTMSMKSINAQNIKPTFDELEKFRKPGENGDGDIASLSTLFANRKKGHFMKGDAVIVVKGDLKNLKGWVEKVEEENVHIRPEMKGLPKTLAVNERELCKYFEPGNHVKVVSGTQEGATGMVVKVDQHVLIILSDTTKEHIRVFADDVVESSEVTTGVTRIGDYELHDLVLLDNMSFGVIIRVESEAFQVLKGIPDRPEVDIVKLREIKSKIDKKISVQDRFNNTISSKDVVRILEGPCKGKQGPVEHIYRGILFVYDRHHLEHAGFICAKSQACVVVGGSRTNGNRNGKSYSRFAGLGTPPRFPQSPKRFPRGGPPNNGGGRHRGGRGHHDGLVGSTVKVRLGPYKGYRGRVVEIKGQMVRVELESQMKVVTVDRNFISDNVAVSTPHRESSRYGMGSETPMHPSRTPLHPYMTPMRDIGTTPIHDGMRTPMRDRAWNPYAPMSPSSLINELWVREARIKRRWTRCGLSSFRRQAIIFDTFSPSVAF
- the LOC111808763 gene encoding stearoyl-[acyl-carrier-protein] 9-desaturase 6, chloroplastic, producing the protein MHTLTSNLLPTHSPISFGRNLAHFRLKSPLYAVNFRPSLQPISAIATPDLIKGQKTHSMPPEKVELFKSLEGWASENVLPLLKPVQQCWQPQDFLPDSTLPYDEFVDQVRALRERTAELPDEYFVVLVGDMITEDALPTYQTMINTLDGVKDETGASSSSWAKWTRSWTAEENRHGDLLRTYLYLSGRVDMQMVERTVQYLISSGMDPGTENNPYLGFVYTSFQERATFVSHGNTGRLAKDNGDTVLARICGTIASDEKRHENAYSRIVKKLLDVDPSGAMLAIEDMMRKKITMPAHLMYDGEDPRLFDHFSAVAQRLGIYTANDYADILEVLVERWALEKVEGLTAEGRQAQDYVCGLAPRIRKLQERADERAKKLKPYGVKFSWIFNKEIPIIS